In one window of Frigoriglobus tundricola DNA:
- a CDS encoding sugar phosphate isomerase/epimerase family protein — MRYAICNETFEGWDHARVCQRVAELGYTGLELAPFTLAPRITDVTSARRSELRHRAEAAGVKLIGLHWLLARTEGFHLTSPDAATRRRTGEYLADLAHAAAEVGGDVLVLGSPFQRNLPQGMSPEQGAANALDTLRYCLPALERDRVYLCLEPLTPAETNFMTCAAEAVALAHQLAHPFVRLHLDVKAMSAEAAPAPDVIRANREYLHHFHANDPNTRGPGFGATDFKPIFRALKDVNYTGWVSVEVFDYSPDPDTIARESIRYMRECAAD; from the coding sequence GTGAGGTACGCCATCTGCAACGAAACGTTCGAGGGCTGGGACCACGCCCGCGTCTGCCAGCGCGTCGCGGAACTGGGCTACACGGGGCTGGAACTGGCGCCGTTCACCCTCGCGCCGCGCATTACCGATGTGACGAGTGCCCGGCGAAGCGAACTCCGCCACCGGGCCGAAGCCGCCGGTGTGAAATTGATCGGCCTGCACTGGCTGCTCGCGAGGACGGAGGGGTTCCACCTCACGTCACCGGATGCCGCAACCCGCCGGCGCACGGGCGAGTACCTCGCGGACCTCGCGCACGCGGCCGCCGAGGTGGGCGGCGACGTCCTCGTCCTCGGTTCGCCGTTCCAGCGCAACCTGCCGCAGGGCATGAGCCCGGAACAGGGGGCCGCGAACGCGCTGGACACGCTCCGCTACTGCCTGCCCGCGCTCGAACGCGACCGCGTGTACCTCTGCCTGGAACCGCTCACGCCGGCCGAAACGAACTTCATGACGTGCGCGGCCGAGGCCGTCGCCCTGGCACACCAGCTCGCGCACCCGTTCGTGAGGCTGCACCTCGACGTAAAAGCGATGTCCGCGGAAGCGGCCCCGGCCCCCGACGTGATACGCGCGAACCGCGAGTACCTGCACCACTTCCACGCCAACGACCCGAACACGCGCGGTCCCGGGTTTGGGGCGACCGACTTCAAACCGATCTTCCGCGCGCTGAAAGACGTGAACTACACGGGCTGGGTCTCGGTGGAAGTGTTCGACTACTCGCCCGACCCCGACACCATCGCCCGCGAAAGCATCCGCTACATGCGCGAATGTGCCGCGGATTGA
- a CDS encoding trypsin-like peptidase domain-containing protein: MRVAGIISLTVLTTVSLTALVSAREPTKQEFLAEVEKKLRATTEQAGPAVACVVVSKSDRYPKAASGDPPGKLGGYDPKKSNPGSGGERSLDLSDPKNIPDHGCACGVVIDPAGLVLTPYHVVDGATKIYVHLPGRAGSYADIHAADARYDLAVLKLITPPAGVTAIKFANVRLAAHNEQPATVYKDKLIVLLSIPPATGFAFGEPSADLACVRGVRPAPDFEPKGERPSDSYYLFGPLLMFGSLLAHEPAPGPVTDGSPLLNLDGELVGLTTSTAALTSERGPHYAFPADEHFRRVVGVLRRGEEVEYGYLGVAGPHSALGPDRKPYGVQFESVVPHGPAALAGLDERDIVTRVAGQPTTTYPELLLHVGSALAGEKVKLTALRTAQGRPVEVTVTVTLGKFKNDQPFIASVRPDPVFGLRVEYGSILSQKQPPNEFRARLAVPAGVCVRELVADSPAATAFKKLGDRPERWLITHLNGAPVATPAEFYKATKGQQTIRLTVKDPVEPNSRDREVTFP; encoded by the coding sequence ATGCGCGTCGCCGGTATTATCTCACTCACAGTCCTCACAACAGTTTCACTTACCGCTCTGGTCTCCGCTCGCGAGCCGACCAAGCAAGAATTTCTGGCGGAAGTTGAAAAGAAGCTGAGGGCGACCACCGAACAAGCCGGCCCGGCGGTCGCCTGTGTAGTGGTGTCCAAAAGCGACCGCTACCCCAAAGCGGCCAGCGGCGACCCGCCGGGCAAGCTCGGCGGCTACGACCCCAAGAAGTCGAACCCCGGATCGGGCGGGGAACGGTCACTCGACCTGTCCGACCCGAAGAACATCCCCGACCACGGCTGCGCCTGTGGCGTCGTCATCGACCCGGCCGGGCTCGTTCTCACGCCGTACCACGTTGTTGATGGCGCGACGAAAATTTACGTCCACCTGCCCGGCCGCGCGGGCTCGTACGCCGACATCCACGCCGCCGACGCGCGCTACGACCTCGCGGTCCTCAAGCTCATCACCCCACCGGCGGGGGTGACCGCCATCAAGTTCGCGAACGTCCGGCTGGCGGCTCACAACGAGCAACCGGCCACCGTGTACAAGGACAAGCTGATCGTACTGCTCTCGATCCCCCCCGCGACCGGGTTCGCGTTCGGGGAGCCGAGCGCGGACCTGGCGTGCGTGCGCGGGGTCCGTCCGGCCCCCGATTTCGAGCCGAAGGGCGAGCGCCCGTCGGACAGTTACTACCTGTTCGGGCCGCTCCTCATGTTCGGATCGCTCCTCGCGCACGAGCCCGCGCCGGGCCCCGTTACCGACGGCTCCCCGCTGCTGAACCTCGACGGCGAACTGGTGGGCCTGACGACCTCGACGGCGGCCCTCACCAGCGAGCGCGGGCCGCACTACGCGTTCCCGGCCGACGAGCACTTCCGCCGGGTGGTGGGCGTGCTGCGGCGCGGGGAGGAGGTCGAATACGGGTACCTCGGGGTGGCGGGGCCGCACAGCGCGCTGGGGCCGGACCGGAAGCCGTACGGCGTGCAGTTCGAGAGCGTCGTCCCGCACGGCCCGGCGGCGCTGGCCGGGTTGGACGAGCGGGACATTGTGACCCGGGTCGCCGGTCAACCGACGACGACGTACCCGGAGCTGCTCCTCCACGTCGGATCGGCACTCGCCGGCGAGAAGGTGAAGTTGACCGCTCTGCGGACCGCCCAGGGGCGTCCCGTAGAGGTGACGGTGACGGTGACGCTGGGCAAGTTCAAGAACGACCAGCCGTTCATCGCCTCCGTGCGCCCCGACCCCGTCTTCGGCCTGCGCGTCGAGTACGGCAGCATACTGAGCCAAAAGCAGCCCCCCAACGAGTTCCGGGCCCGGCTGGCGGTGCCGGCGGGCGTCTGCGTCCGCGAACTGGTCGCGGACTCGCCCGCCGCAACCGCGTTCAAGAAACTCGGCGACCGCCCGGAGCGGTGGCTCATCACCCACCTGAACGGCGCGCCCGTCGCCACGCCGGCCGAGTTCTACAAGGCCACCAAGGGGCAGCAGACGATCCGACTGACGGTAAAAGATCCCGTCGAACCGAACTCCCGGGACCGAGAGGTGACGTTCCCGTGA
- a CDS encoding neutral/alkaline non-lysosomal ceramidase N-terminal domain-containing protein yields MRYAVALFSLAVSALPCPAGEFTVGFGEADLTPDVGKKPVFLAGFGQNRKATKVHDPITARAVVLADGAEKIAFVSVDVVGLFLPSVERVREKLPGFKYVLVSATHNHEGPDTLGLWGPSPVQSGIDPEYLKRVEAGCVEAAKAADKDRKPAAVRIGSAHDADLLRDNRLPVLKHDELVALHFRDPKTDKPIGVLVQWNCHPESLGSKNTEVSADYIYYTVKHLRESQQCPVAYFTGTVGGLMTTLGLPVKDEKGVQLADGTFEKTERYGRLVAKLAETALAKAAPVDLTPFDVRTRELLVPVDNSVYRLAWSFGTLDRTMYKWGGNPTPKRFEATKDVSQPIAVKSEVGYLKLGALEIAAIPGEIYPELVLNKVQDPADPGADFPDAPIEPAIYDQLKSKHRMLIGLANDELGYFIPKRQWDEKAPFCYGLKKAQYGEMNSVGPEAAPVICNAFKELVKK; encoded by the coding sequence ATGCGGTACGCCGTCGCCCTCTTCTCCCTGGCAGTATCGGCCCTGCCATGCCCGGCGGGCGAGTTCACGGTCGGCTTCGGCGAAGCGGATCTCACACCGGACGTGGGCAAGAAGCCGGTGTTTCTCGCGGGCTTCGGGCAGAACCGCAAGGCCACGAAGGTTCACGACCCGATCACGGCCCGCGCGGTGGTGCTGGCCGACGGCGCCGAGAAGATCGCGTTCGTGTCGGTCGACGTGGTCGGGCTGTTCCTGCCGAGCGTCGAGCGCGTGCGCGAGAAGCTGCCCGGCTTCAAATACGTCCTCGTGTCCGCGACCCACAACCACGAAGGTCCGGACACGCTCGGCCTGTGGGGGCCGTCGCCGGTTCAGAGCGGCATCGATCCCGAATACTTGAAGCGAGTGGAAGCGGGGTGCGTCGAAGCGGCCAAGGCCGCCGACAAGGACCGCAAGCCCGCGGCCGTTCGCATCGGCTCCGCTCACGATGCGGACCTGCTCCGCGACAACCGTCTGCCGGTCCTGAAGCACGATGAGTTAGTGGCTCTGCACTTCCGCGATCCGAAAACGGACAAGCCGATCGGCGTGCTGGTGCAGTGGAACTGCCACCCCGAATCACTCGGTTCGAAGAACACGGAAGTCTCGGCCGATTACATCTACTACACGGTGAAGCACCTCCGGGAGTCGCAGCAGTGCCCGGTCGCGTACTTCACCGGCACCGTCGGCGGACTGATGACCACGCTCGGTCTGCCGGTCAAGGACGAGAAGGGCGTCCAACTGGCGGACGGCACCTTTGAGAAAACGGAACGCTACGGGCGGCTGGTCGCCAAGCTCGCCGAGACGGCACTGGCAAAGGCGGCGCCGGTGGACCTCACGCCGTTCGATGTCCGGACGCGCGAGTTGCTCGTTCCGGTAGACAACAGCGTCTATCGGCTCGCGTGGTCGTTCGGAACGCTCGACCGGACGATGTACAAGTGGGGCGGCAACCCGACGCCGAAACGATTCGAAGCAACAAAGGACGTCTCCCAGCCGATCGCGGTGAAGTCGGAGGTCGGCTATTTGAAGCTCGGCGCGCTCGAAATCGCCGCGATTCCGGGTGAGATCTACCCCGAACTGGTCCTCAACAAGGTGCAGGACCCCGCCGACCCCGGCGCGGACTTCCCGGACGCGCCGATCGAGCCGGCGATCTACGACCAGTTGAAATCCAAGCACCGGATGCTGATCGGATTGGCGAACGACGAATTGGGGTACTTCATCCCGAAGCGGCAGTGGGACGAAAAGGCGCCGTTCTGTTACGGGTTGAAGAAGGCGCAGTACGGCGAGATGAACAGCGTCGGCCCCGAAGCGGCTCCGGTGATTTGCAATGCGTTCAAGGAGCTGGTCAAGAAGTGA